TCCTTTCGTAACTCTTTCACGTAAGTCACAGTGGGTCCTGTGGTGGGCTGGTAAAGCAAGCCCGTACAACCCCAACGAAAAGCTTCACCTATCCTGGAGGGCTCGACTTGCGTATCACCCTGGCAGAGCTGCGCGCGCTCGAACATCCCCGTATCGATTTGTTGGAAATCCTGTCCCTGGAGGGCCAGTTCTACATGGCCAGACTGCACATGGGCGATGGGATGAGGGTGTTGTCGGATGACGGGGGCAAGACCCGGCTGATGAAAAGCGCCTGGCAGGTGCAGGACATCCTCGGATCGTTCGACGTGCTACGTACGGAAGTGGTGCACGCCTCCGCCTATGGCGAGATGGTGGGCCTGTCCTCCGATGCTGTGGAGCCCTTGCGGATCCAGGTACAGGAAGTCCGTAGATGATTGCGGTCGCGCGACTGGCGACGGCGATTGGCCTGGCCGGGCTGATCCCGTTTATCTTCGGGATGCTGGCTATCCTGCTCTGGCCCGACGCCCAGGCGACCTGCGTCAAACTCTTCTATATCTACAGTGCCGGCGTGCTGGCGTTCATGGCCGGCGTGTACTGGCCTATTGCCCTGCAGCTCGAGCATCGCTGCTTTCCCCTTTCCCCAATCACGACATTGGTCATCAGCCAAGTGTTCTTCCTGTCGGCGGGCCTATCGTTGCTGCTGCCGATCGAAGGCCAGGCTGTGGTCTATCCGGTCGCCTATGTCGCACTCTACCTGGTGGATGTTCGCTGGATGCGGCTGTACTGGCCGGGTTGGTATCGCCGTCTACGAGCAGTGCTGACGCTGGTGGCTTGCGCCTGCCAGGCCATTGCAGGCTTCTGGCTGCTGACGCACCCGCTTATCGCGGCTTCGGCCTGAGCGACGGACCGTCGGTCCAGGAGTCGTCCAGACGGAAGCCTAATTACCGGCCATATCGGCCAGGTTGGCGTAGCGCTCGCGCAGCTTGGCCAACGCACCTTTCTCGATCTGGCGGACGCGCTCGCGGCTGATACCCAAGTTATCGGAAATGATCTGCAGGGTTTCCGGTTCCGGCAGCCCGAGCCCGAAGCGGCGTGACAGGATATCCCGCTCGCGTTCATCGAGATTGGAGAGGATATCGGTCAGTAACCGTTTCTGGTCCCGTGGCAGCAGCGAGGCTTCCGGCTGGTCGCGATCATCTTCGCTACTCAGCGCTTCGCCCAGGTGGATATCATCGCCTTCTCCCAGGGGCGTCGCGGTCGATATCTCGGGCTGGGCGTAGGCCAGGAGTTCACCCACACGCTGGGCCGGAATGTTCAGGTGCCGGGCCAGTTCCTTCTGGCTGGGTGCCCGCCCGTGCTGTCGATAAAGCTGGTTCATCGCGGCCTGCAGCGCGCGAATCTCATCGACCACGTGCTCCGGGGTTCGCACCACACGTCGGCCCCGCTTGAGGCTGCGTTTGATCTCTTCGCTGATCCACCAGTAGGCGTAGGTCGAGAACCGGAACCCCTTGCCTGGGGCGAAACGTTCGACCGCCTTGATCAGCCCGACGTTTCCTTCCTGGATCAGGTCGGTTAGCGGGATGCCGCGGTTGGTATGTCGGCGGGCCAGGTGCACGGCCAGGCGCAGGTTACTCTGGATCAGCGTGTGGCGGCAGGCCATGGCAATACGCAGGGCTCGCCGGGCATAGGTGGATGCAAGATCCGCCTCGGTCAGATCCTCGGTCACGTCGCGCAACGTTTGTGGTGTGCCTTCGGGCAGGTTGCGATGGCGCGCCAGGATATCCAGGGCGCGGGTCAGTCGCGCACTCAGGCGGCGCTCCGCCGCTTCGCCCAGCAGCGAATGCCGCTGGGCATCGCGGAAATAGTGAGCCACCAGCGACGGCGTGTCACCGCTGGCCTCTCCCAGCATACCGTCAGGCAGCTGTATGGGCGCGGTGTTTCCTGCAGCGGCACTCTCTGCCGTCGTTTCAGTGTGCCCTGTCCGTTTTTCATAGGCGATGGCCGAAGCGGCTTCGGGCCAGGGTTCATATCGCATAGGGCTGTCTGTCGTCGTTTGAAACCGATAGGTTGGTATCTGGCGCGTTGCGCT
The window above is part of the Marinobacter nanhaiticus D15-8W genome. Proteins encoded here:
- a CDS encoding DUF3429 domain-containing protein, which gives rise to MIAVARLATAIGLAGLIPFIFGMLAILLWPDAQATCVKLFYIYSAGVLAFMAGVYWPIALQLEHRCFPLSPITTLVISQVFFLSAGLSLLLPIEGQAVVYPVAYVALYLVDVRWMRLYWPGWYRRLRAVLTLVACACQAIAGFWLLTHPLIAASA
- a CDS encoding DUF6482 family protein, whose amino-acid sequence is MRITLAELRALEHPRIDLLEILSLEGQFYMARLHMGDGMRVLSDDGGKTRLMKSAWQVQDILGSFDVLRTEVVHASAYGEMVGLSSDAVEPLRIQVQEVRR
- a CDS encoding sigma-70 family RNA polymerase sigma factor encodes the protein MRYEPWPEAASAIAYEKRTGHTETTAESAAAGNTAPIQLPDGMLGEASGDTPSLVAHYFRDAQRHSLLGEAAERRLSARLTRALDILARHRNLPEGTPQTLRDVTEDLTEADLASTYARRALRIAMACRHTLIQSNLRLAVHLARRHTNRGIPLTDLIQEGNVGLIKAVERFAPGKGFRFSTYAYWWISEEIKRSLKRGRRVVRTPEHVVDEIRALQAAMNQLYRQHGRAPSQKELARHLNIPAQRVGELLAYAQPEISTATPLGEGDDIHLGEALSSEDDRDQPEASLLPRDQKRLLTDILSNLDERERDILSRRFGLGLPEPETLQIISDNLGISRERVRQIEKGALAKLRERYANLADMAGN